In Silurus meridionalis isolate SWU-2019-XX chromosome 23, ASM1480568v1, whole genome shotgun sequence, the genomic window tatatatatatatatatatatatatatatatatacacacacacacacacacacacacacacacacacacacacacacacatactgtaaatcTGGATAAGAATGGCTCTGAATGTAAATGGTAAATGTAAGCCTAAAGATATGCAGCTCATCTGCATGCCACAAAGAAAACTTCACATATGCAGATATTTCCGCCTACAGTCAGTGACACTATTTTAAGTGCGGGTCTTGCGTAAAAAGGTGCGGTGGCGCTCTGTCACGCGCGCTGATGAGCGAGAGCCCTTCTGTACCTCACCAACATGAAGCACCCTTGATATGGCATCTGTAAGACGTGTTTCCAAAAAGGGTTAATACTGCTGACGGATCCGGCAAATCACCAAGGTATTGTGGAACAAAATGTTTCATGAAGTGAGTATTGCCATCATATTTTAAAGTCGGTCTAATCCATAATTATATACgtctctattattattattttattattttattcataaagagTTTTGGAAATCGAAGCAAATACCCTGGTTTTGtctgtggttttttttctgttttgcacaaacagaatattaaataaaaattgtttgttACATTTGTTTAACAAATGCATTTTTCTAAACACAACATTTAACAAAGACGATTTGTTAAGTTAAACGTTAATCTTGAAGTGTTCCTTGTTTTTCTGTCAGGGGAAACCTATAAGGTCCTATACTGAACCCTGAGTGTTGTTCAGAAAAtcctgtaaataataataataaagataccCATAAAAGAACTTCAATTTCTCATAGTGTGTGTGCAAATTACCTAACATTTGCACATTTCCTAGCATTACTTCTGGATTAAAATACCATCATGCAAGAGTTCTAAAATATTTGTGCAAACTTGTTGGGTGAGTGACGCCACCCTGGAATAGTTTTGCTAAGTAAAACTTGTTGTGTGACTTTATTCTTTTGAGAGGTAAGAACAGGACACATTAACCCATTCCTTCCATTGACAAAAGTCATTCAAATAAATAGCATATTCTTAATCATTtgtgaagtaatattttacaaaacctcaattatttgtataaaatatagttCCATGTCAAACTAAACttgtttcaattattattattatttttttttgtgtgtgtgtgttagatgtttactggtatttacaaaaaaaaaacaaggaaggaTAGTTGTGTGCTTGAGGCACTTATGCTGATAATGCACTGTTTCAGGTATACCTTAACCCTTCTCTTTCCTTTCACCTAAGGCAGCCATGAGGGACAGACTCAGTCACCTACAGGAACTTTCTGTGTCCACAAATAATCTGGAAGAGCAGGAATATGCAGAGTCAGTCTCGGACTCATTTAGCAATGTGGAACTGGAAGAAGAATTCCAGCAGCAAGCCATCATTTTGACAACAATGAGATGGACGCTGTGTTTGATGAAGCTCAAGAGATAAGGCGTGAGGTTCAGCTCATTCAATTGGATGTAAAGCGGCTCAGAGAGCAAAACACACGCCTCCTAAGTGAACCAACTCGAACCAGCACAATAAAGCGAGACTCCAATGCCATTGCTGCTGATATCAAAACCCGTGGAGAGGATTTGCTGAAATGTCTTCGTAAGATGGACTCTCATGCCAAAGAGCTGGAAGAGGAGCATGGTATCAATTCGGCGGTAGCCAGGATTGCTCGAACGCAGTATGCTGGCCTAAGTAACAGCTTCCGTGATGTGATGATGGAATACAACGAAGCAGAGATGAACCACAAAGAAACGTGCAAAACGCATATCCAGAGGCAGATGGAGATTGTAGGGCGAGAGGTGACAGGTGAGGAGATTGAGGAAATGCTGGAGAATGggcagtggaacatcttcaatGATAACGTTTTGACAGAAGGAAAAACAGCACGATCTGCACTCAACCAGATTGAAAGCCGACACCGTGACTTACTGGAGTTGGAGAACCGACTCAAGAGTGTCCATGAGGTGTTCCTGGATGTGGCCATGCTTGTGGAAGAACAAGGGCCCATGATAGACTACATATTCACCAATGTTCAGAAAACAGATGCTAAACTCGAAGAAGTCCTAATTCGACTTGAAAAAGCAAAGAGACATGATCAAAACAATCCCTTCAAGAAAATGTTCTGTAGCTGCTTTCCATGCTATAAGTAATTTCTATGGGCAAAATAATCTGCCCTTCGATTATATGGATGTTCATGTACAGAATGAAATGtcttttcagtttgtttttaacAATTTCTATTTGGCTAAACTAAAAAATTACAGGTAGTCTtcatatagatataaaaaaaaaacataatataagATAACAGTTTACACAGAGATTTGATTTTTTGCTCAACTTTGTTAAAACAACAGACAAAATGCTATTTAGGTGgcatgtgtgtgtagctgaTGTTTAAATTGCACAAGTGCACATAATGAAGTATAAGgctatatatgtactataaaatattaaatagccTCATGACATTCAATCCTAGCCTTATTTCTTTAGAAACTGCACCTTTCAGTGATATAAGTTATAGTCAGACATAGTAAATGAAGTTACATTTGTTTAGGTATTTGcaagaaaatataaattataatgtttccAATGTTTATTACTCTTATGTAATTGTAACATGGAAATGGATTAAACAGTTAATACACTGTACAATATAAGACAATATAAGAATATCTATGTTCAAACATTGAGAGATAAAGTACcataaattttaaatgagtGTTTCAGAGCTTCTTGTAACTTTTCATTAAATGTTAAAGTatatgtggatgtagatgtgtgtgtgtgtgtgtgtgtgtgtgtgtgtgtgtgtgtgtgtgtgtgtatatatatatatatatatatatatatatatatatatatatatatatatacagtacagaccaaaagtttggacacaccttctcattcaaagagttttctttattttcatgactataaaaattgtagattcacactgaaggcatcaaaactatgaattaacacatgtggaattatatatggaattatatacataacaaaaaagtgtgaaacaactgaaaaatgtcatattctaggttcttcaaagtagccaccttttgctttgattactgctttgcacactcttggcattctcttgatgagcttcaagaggtagtcacctgaaatggtcttccaacagtcttgaaggagttcccgagagatgcttggcacttgttggccctttgccttcactctgcggtccagctcacccctaaaccatctcgattgggttcaggtccggtgactgtggaggccaggtcatctggcgcagcaccccatcactcttcttcttggtcaaatagcccttgatgccttcagtgtgactctacaattttcatagtcatgaaaataaagaaaactctttgaatgagaaggtgtgtccaaacatttggtctgtactatatatatatatatatatatatatatatatatatatatatatatatatatatatatatatatgtctccCATCTTCTGTAACTTTAGAGTTAACTCAAATAACAAACAGGGTAAATCAGCATATTTGGATGTGGGTCTTTCCACACATTATTcccttttacttttctttaacaAGCAATGCTTagaatttattgattttaaagtgttttaccAACTTGGGGTTGGAATAATGTTCTACCTTAAACTAATCCCTGTGTGTGATTctgtctttttatatataacatcCAAGCTTCTAACACGAACATCTATAATCTTGAATGCTAACATATATGTTAGCATTCAAGATTATAGATGTTCGTGTTAGAAGCGGTGCTTGATAAAATAATATTACTTACTGTTACTGAGGGAGTAGCTTGGATGTTTATTATTCTTACGTAATTGTAACatcaaaccctaacccttacacTGGATTTCTCTTTTAAACGTGAGCATAATGATTTAAATCATAGCTATTAAAGCATTTTGGGGGGAACTTTAAAGAGTCAAATAGTGTGTCTTTGAACTGGTATACTAGGAAGAGCACACAATTGTTGGTGTACACCACACACATTCCTTTTAAATCAGATAAACATGTATTATGTGTAGGCCAAGAGATGTACACAGTCTGCATTACAAGATTACAGGCATGCACATTCTTCCATCTTCTGTTCAAAACTTGAACAGAAACATGCATCCAGGAAATGTGTGGATGCTTATTGCCAATTATCAATCGTCATGCCTAAAAAGGactgaaaattgtaaaaatctAAGATATGTTAACAGGCAAATTTGAAAACATAAAGAAGTAGCAGTGTAGCAGGTACAAAAGTTTCTCATTTGCTTCCTCTGCCAGAATGAAGAAAGGTTGGATGGTCTGTTGAGCATTAATGGAgaggactgaaaaaaaacatacagccaCGCACGAGAAGAGGCATCAGGCAGTCATCTAGGAGCAAGAGCAAATTGGACATCTAAAGTCTAATTTCAAGGCAGAAGAACTGACATTGTATAAGATGTACATGCATTATAGGGAGAAAATCCACAATGAAAAACAACCCTTAGCTGAGTTATCCAATCATTTCCAGGCTTATCTTATCTTGACCAACAAGAACAAGAGAAATAATTAcatatagaaatgtaaaaatgtaaaaatacaatacCAGTTTTTCTAAAGACACAATACACATTTTAGGTTTTATGGATATTGGGGGAGATGGAAAAATTATAAAggtttgcattttaaaaatcattattttgatCTTTTcactgcagacaaaaaaaaaaaaaaaaccaaacacaaaagGCTATAAAGTGCTCTATTGAATATGCCTGAAATGTTTTCAAAGAATTAAGGTAGAATAACAAATACCAGGCACATCATGTCTGGCACTTCCTTTAGATTTTAACCTTCTTCACATGGCCAACCTGAATTCCAGCTAAACCTGTTCTTCTATCTTATTTCTTAGCAGATATCTTAGAATGTAACACTGAAAGCAGTAACGTTTTTAATCATGTAGCCAAACCTAGTATCACTTTTTGAAGAAAAGGCCTGAAACCTCAAGTGTTTGTTTTCAGGTTGGACAAGACAATCAgtcattttaatacaatacagaaacacacagacacaagtgAAAAGTAGACACTAAACTAGGCAAGAAGCCATACCAATTACACTGCATGAAATCATAATACCCTCAAATACCCATCCTTTCATATAAGAGTAGCTTGATGACTTATCCAGATGAATAAGCTCAccttgttattattttgtttatacctctaaaaatgtttacttttattcTACTAATAACCTTGAATCTAAAGCTGTCAAAGCTTGTTCAtcattattctttctttttttctttattttcaacatttcagAATTTTCTGGAGACATCCaaagtatgaaataaaaaaaaaaaaaacatgtatggaattatgtagtaaacaaaatagAATATGACCAACTTTTCCAAAGTAGTCACCGTTTGTTTTGACGACAGCTTGACATAGAGATggttgttggctgcttttcattTCGTTTACAATCCAACTCATCCCGAACCATCACAACTGAATTTAGATTAAGTGATTGTgtaggccaggtcatctgatgcagaatttcatcactctccttcttgaacAAATAGCTCTTTCATAACcaagaggtgtgtttggggtaattgtcctgttggaaaataaataatattcacactaagtgcaaaccagataAAATGACATGTCACAGCTAAATGCTGTGTTAGCTATGCTGGTTAAGTTCCCCCCttaaatttgaaaaagtaaccaacagtgtcagtgtcaccagcaaagcccatccatgcttcacagtgggaactaCACATTCAGGAACAGTCCGTTTACCCTCTGTACATCTAACAAAGACACGGCagttagaaccaaaaatctcTAATTTGGACTCACCACTGATTTTTCCACTGATTCAATATCCATTCCTTGTGGTTCTTGGCCAAAGCAAGTCTCTTCCGCTTGTTGTTCTTTGAAGTAATGGCTTATTTGCCACAGTGGATGAaaaaatatgtctgccacttaaATTTAAGAgaaacatttatgtaaatcagcagtttctgagtctaataattaaaagaaaaaattatcctctgcagcagaggtagctcttctTCCTTTCCATAGGTATTTATAAGAGACTGTTTCATGATAACATTTGATGATTTTGGGGGACTGCACTTGTGAAGACATTTTTATAttggtaaaagaatgctgaggatggagccaccaggtaggaggaaaagaggaaggccaaggaggaggttcatggatgtggtgagggaagacatgcaggtagttggtgtgaaagaggcagatgtagaggacagggtggtatggaga contains:
- the LOC124376753 gene encoding LOW QUALITY PROTEIN: syntaxin-11-like (The sequence of the model RefSeq protein was modified relative to this genomic sequence to represent the inferred CDS: inserted 1 base in 1 codon) translates to MFHEAAMRDRLSHLQELSVSTNNLEEQEYAESVSDSFSNVELEEEFQQQAIIXDNNEMDAVFDEAQEIRREVQLIQLDVKRLREQNTRLLSEPTRTSTIKRDSNAIAADIKTRGEDLLKCLRKMDSHAKELEEEHGINSAVARIARTQYAGLSNSFRDVMMEYNEAEMNHKETCKTHIQRQMEIVGREVTGEEIEEMLENGQWNIFNDNVLTEGKTARSALNQIESRHRDLLELENRLKSVHEVFLDVAMLVEEQGPMIDYIFTNVQKTDAKLEEVLIRLEKAKRHDQNNPFKKMFCSCFPCYK